GATCAAATTTAATCCTAAAAAAAGATTTATTGCAATGGTAATTATTACCTGATTTGTAATGTGTTGATTGATAAGTTCGATACTTTTTATTGTAGCAAATTTAACAAATTCAACTGATTTTAATATTGAAAATGTTTGGTCAAATTCAATTTTAAAAGATTCAATAGTTTCTTATGTTAATAATTGATATTCACATTCACTTTGAAAAACTACAGGTGATTTTATAATTGCTGCTCCTGAAAGTTATTTTACTTTATGAGCAGGTGGAGGTATGATTGGGACAGTATTGGCAGGAATATCTTCATATACTTCAATTTATGGAGGACTAGTAATTTGTCTTTTTTTCTTTTTTATAAATATGTTATGAATTTTTACAGGAGATCCATTTTTTATATTTAAACCAAAGAACAAAAGAATTGGTAAAAGGTTAAGAATTTTATCTTTAAAACAAAAAAATCCACTTTTATATCAAAATCAAAAAAGACATAATAATTATAAGAGTATTTTTAAAATTATAAATGTGAGTGATGATGATACTTTCGATGAAAAACAAATTTTAGCATCAATGAAGGAATCAGATATTACAATTGAATTACCAAGTTATAATAAACATTATAACTATAATATTTATGATGATGTAAAAGAAGATTTTTATCATGATAATTTTGAATCAAATTTTTTTGATGAAAATCAATTTAGTAATGATCACCAAAATCAAAGTTTAAATAATTCTAACTTGGATTTTTATAACCAAAATAAAGGCTATATTGAAAGTAATAGAGGATTTAGTAAAGTAACAGAATTTGATCATGATCAAAAAATATATGAAGCTCAAGAAAGAGTTGCCAATAATTTACAGAAACAAGAAAGCCAAAATTATGTTCCAAGAAGATCTCGATTATTTGAAAATGATTTACCTGCAGAAAGTAAATATGGACAAATTAGTACTGAGGAGGCAAGAAAGGAATTTGAAAAGGAATCTTCTGTTACACCTTTTGGTGCAAATGGTAAAACACAAGAAATTATTTCTTCAAAATTAAATAAAGATAAGAAAAATTCAACTTTAAATAATCAAATTACATTGGAGCAATTTATTAATGAAGTTGAGCAAGAAAAACAATTAGAAAAAAGATATGAAAATTTTCAAGATTATACTTCACCAATGCAAGATAATTTTGCAAAAACTATTATTAATAATTCAAATAATAATTTTTATTCACGAAGTCAAAATAATAGAACCATTGAAGTTAATACTTCAAAAGCAATTGAAAAAGAACAATATGTTAATCTTGGTTATCAACTTCCATCAATTGATATATTAAATCCTGATTTAAATAATGAAAAAGATCAAATTGAGTTAAAAACACAAGCTGATTTAAAAGCAACAACAATTACAAATACTTTTAATCAATTTGGTGTAAAAGCAACCGTTAATCATATGAATATTGGACCAAGTGTAACTAAATTTGAAATTCTTCCAGCACCTGGTACAAAAGTTAATAGTATTACTTCACTAGAAAATGACTTAAAATTAGCTCTTGCAAATCAAAATGTTAGAATTGAAGCACCAATTCAAGGGAAAGCTGCAGTTGGAATTGAAGTTCCAAATGATAAATCCTTAGTGGTACCTTTAAGAAGTGTTATAGAGAAAACTCCAATTCAAAAAATGAATTCAAAGTTATTATTTGCAATTGGTAAAACAGTTACAGGAGATTTACTATTTGGAGAATTGGATAAAATGCCTCACTTATTAGTTGCTGGTTCAACAGGGAGTGGAAAATCTGTTATGATTAATGGAATTATTTCATCAATTTTAATGAGAGCAAAACCACATGAAGTAAAATTTTTAATGGTAGATCCAAAAAAAGTGGAATTATCAATTTATTCTTCAATTCCACATTTACTAGCTCCAGTAATAAGTGATATGAATATTGCAAATAATGCACTTAAAAAAGTAATTAATGAAATGGAAAGACGTTATGCATTATTTACTCAACATAGTGTAAAAAATATTGACGGATATAATTCAAAACAAAAAAAACCTTCAACTAAATTGCCCTATTATGTAATTATTATTGATGAATTGGCAGATTTGATGATGACAGCAAATAAAAGAGATGTTGAAGATTCAATTATGAGATTAACTCAAATGGCTAGAGCAGCAGGTATACATTTAATTGTGGCAACTCAAAGACCCTCAACAGACGTTTTAACTGGTGTTATTAAGTCAAATATTCCAACGAGAATAGCTTTTGCTGTTGCTTCATCAATTGATTCTAGAACAATTTTGGATTCAACAGGAGCTGAAAAATTAATTGGAAGAGGAGATTTATTATATATGCCACCTGGAAGTTCTTCATTAACAAGGGCACAAGGAGCATATATTAGTGATGATGAAATTGAAAAATTAGTTAAATATTGTTCAAATCAACAACAACAAATTTTTGATGAAGAATTTATGAGATCAAATGATGAAATTCAAAATAATTACACTCAATCAGGCAATAAAGATTCAATGTTGGAAGAAATAAAATTATTTGTAATAAAAGAACAAAAAGCATCAACTAGTTTAATTCAAAGAAGATTTAGTATTGGGTATAATCGTGCAGCAAAAATTATTGATGAATTAGAAGAAAATGGAGTTATTGGTCCTCAAAATGGTGCAAAGCCAAGAGAAGTTTTTATTAAAAATGAAGACATTTATTAAAATCAGTTCTTAACTGATTTTTATTTTTAAAATACCATATATAATTAAATATAAGGAAATAGATTCAAATGGAAGAAATAATTAGTAATTTGCCACAAAAACCTGGGTGTTATTTATTTAAGAATAAATTGAATAAAATAATTTATGTTGGTAAAGCCAAAAATCTTAAAAAAAGAATATTGAGTTATTTTAATAAGGCTCATAATTTTAAAACAACAAAATTAGTAAGAGAAATTTTTGATTTAGAAGTAATAATTACTGATAATGAAAAAGAGTCTTTAATTTTGGAACAAAATTTAATTAAAAAATATAAACCGCGATATAATATTGTTTTAAATGATGATAAAAAATACCCATATATAGCAATTACAAATCAAAAAGATCCAACGTATATTTATACTAGAAATTTTGATGAAAAAAACTTAATTTCTTTTGGTCCACTTCCAGATGGAACTAGTGCAAGAAATATTTTAAAAGCACTTGAAAGAATTTATCCTTTGAGGAGATGCAAGGGGAATTTAAAAAAACCTTGCATTCATTATCATATTGAGCAATGCTCTGGTGCTTGTTTTAAAAATGTAGATAAGAAATACTATGATAAT
This genomic window from Spiroplasma taiwanense CT-1 contains:
- a CDS encoding DNA translocase FtsK, coding for MNDYNGQNNNSKDNDRTIAFTVQKKERKADSISWIVTALILFFINVMSVGRITIVGQFIDDILFTLPFGWFKYFLYLLFFILDFSIYFGIKFNPKKRFIAMVIITWFVMCWLISSILFIVANLTNSTDFNIENVWSNSILKDSIVSYVNNWYSHSLWKTTGDFIIAAPESYFTLWAGGGMIGTVLAGISSYTSIYGGLVICLFFFFINMLWIFTGDPFFIFKPKNKRIGKRLRILSLKQKNPLLYQNQKRHNNYKSIFKIINVSDDDTFDEKQILASMKESDITIELPSYNKHYNYNIYDDVKEDFYHDNFESNFFDENQFSNDHQNQSLNNSNLDFYNQNKGYIESNRGFSKVTEFDHDQKIYEAQERVANNLQKQESQNYVPRRSRLFENDLPAESKYGQISTEEARKEFEKESSVTPFGANGKTQEIISSKLNKDKKNSTLNNQITLEQFINEVEQEKQLEKRYENFQDYTSPMQDNFAKTIINNSNNNFYSRSQNNRTIEVNTSKAIEKEQYVNLGYQLPSIDILNPDLNNEKDQIELKTQADLKATTITNTFNQFGVKATVNHMNIGPSVTKFEILPAPGTKVNSITSLENDLKLALANQNVRIEAPIQGKAAVGIEVPNDKSLVVPLRSVIEKTPIQKMNSKLLFAIGKTVTGDLLFGELDKMPHLLVAGSTGSGKSVMINGIISSILMRAKPHEVKFLMVDPKKVELSIYSSIPHLLAPVISDMNIANNALKKVINEMERRYALFTQHSVKNIDGYNSKQKKPSTKLPYYVIIIDELADLMMTANKRDVEDSIMRLTQMARAAGIHLIVATQRPSTDVLTGVIKSNIPTRIAFAVASSIDSRTILDSTGAEKLIGRGDLLYMPPGSSSLTRAQGAYISDDEIEKLVKYCSNQQQQIFDEEFMRSNDEIQNNYTQSGNKDSMLEEIKLFVIKEQKASTSLIQRRFSIGYNRAAKIIDELEENGVIGPQNGAKPREVFIKNEDIY